In one window of Bos taurus isolate L1 Dominette 01449 registration number 42190680 breed Hereford chromosome 15, ARS-UCD2.0, whole genome shotgun sequence DNA:
- the OR6Q1 gene encoding olfactory receptor family 6 subfamily Q member 1 produces the protein MQPDTANQTHTAEFVLVGFAELRETRLFLFSLFLTMYLLTLVENLAIIVLVRFDPRLHRPMYFFLTHLSCLEIGYTSVTVPKMLAGFLGVAGSQRISYAGCLTQLFVFTFLGATECFLLAAMAYDRYVAVCLPLRYAALVSWGACVRLAAACWLGGFLTPVLPVYLMSRLRFCGPNVIDHFFCDASPLLALACSDVSLKETADLLVSLAVLLASSAVIAASYGRIVWTLLRIRAAAERRKAFSTCAAHLTVVSLFYGTLFFMYARTRVASCISFNKVVSVFYAIVTPMLNPLIYSLRNREVNAALGRAFSCRSWKGQ, from the coding sequence ATGCAGCCCGACACCGCCAACCAGACCCACACGGCGGAGTTTGTCTTGGTGGGCTTCGCTGAGTTGCGTGAGACACGCCTCTTCCTCTTCTCGCTCTTCCTCACCATGTACCTGCTCACCTTGGTGGAGAACTTGGCCATCATCGTGCTGGTGCGCTTCGACCCCCGCCTCCATAGgcccatgtatttcttcctgaCGCACTTGTCCTGCCTTGAAATCGGGTACACTTCGGTCACGGTGCCCAAGATGCTGGCAGGCTTCCTTGGGGTGGCTGGAAGCCAGAGGATCTCCTACGCAGGCTGCCTCACTCAGCTTTTCGTCTTCACCTTCCTCGGCGCCACCGAGTGCTTCCTGCTGGCCGCCATGGCCTACGACCGCTACGTGGCCGTCTGCCTGCCTCTCCGGTACGCGGCCCTGGTGTCCTGGGGGGCTTGCGTCCGCCTGGCAGCCGCCTGTTGGCTGGGGGGCTTCCTCACCCCCGTGTTGCCCGTCTACCTCATGTCCCGACTGAGGTTTTGTGGCCCCAACGTCATCGACCACTTCTTCTGTGACGCCTCGCCGCTGCTGGCCCTGGCCTGCTCGGACGTCTCCCTGAAGGAGACTGCAGACCTCCTGGTCTCCCTGGCTGTGCTCCTGGCCTCCTCCGCGGTCATCGCCGCGTCCTACGGCCGCATCGTCTGGACGCTGCTTCGGATCCGCGCGGCTGCAGAGCGCAGAAAGGCCTTCTCCACCTGCGCGGCCCACCTGACCGTGGTGAGCCTCTTCTACGGCACTCTCTTCTTCATGTACGCCCGCACCAGAGTGGCCTCTTGCATCAGCTTCAACAAGGTGGTGTCCGTCTTCTACGCCATCGTCACGCCCATGCTCAACCCCCTCATCTACAGCCTTCGAAACCGAGAGGTGAACGCAGCTCTGGGAAGAGCCTTCTCCTGCAGGTCTTGGAAAGGTCAGTGA